One genomic window of Candidatus Aenigmatarchaeota archaeon includes the following:
- the rfbB gene encoding dTDP-glucose 4,6-dehydratase produces MKRVLVTGGAGFIGSNFVRYLINKYPKIEILVLDKLTYAGNMNNLIDVRKKIKFFKGDICDKKLVERVSKNCDYIFNFAAETHVDRSINNPEIFVKTNIVGTNTLLEVARRIKNLEKYVQISTDEVYGSKKKGSFKESDRLDPSSPYSASKAGSDLICLSYYKTYNLPIVITRSSNNYGPFQFPEKLIPVMIINAIKNKPMPIYGDGKNVRDWLFVDDNCEAIDFVSKNGKNGEIYNIASGFKKTNIEIVKKILKILNKPESLIKFVEDRPGHDFRYSLNCQKIRKMGWKPKINFDDGLERTIEWYINNKWWWESLIRANT; encoded by the coding sequence ATGAAAAGAGTTCTCGTTACAGGGGGGGCTGGATTTATAGGCTCTAATTTTGTTAGATATCTAATAAATAAGTACCCTAAAATAGAAATACTGGTACTTGACAAATTGACATATGCTGGAAATATGAATAACTTAATTGATGTTAGAAAAAAAATAAAATTTTTTAAAGGTGATATTTGTGATAAAAAATTAGTAGAAAGGGTTTCTAAGAATTGCGATTACATTTTTAATTTTGCTGCAGAAACACATGTTGATAGATCTATAAATAATCCGGAGATTTTTGTTAAAACAAATATTGTTGGGACTAATACATTGTTGGAGGTTGCTAGAAGAATAAAAAATTTAGAAAAATATGTTCAAATTTCGACAGATGAAGTTTATGGATCCAAAAAAAAAGGATCCTTTAAGGAATCTGATAGACTAGACCCCTCTTCTCCTTATTCAGCCAGCAAGGCCGGATCTGATTTAATATGTTTATCTTATTATAAGACTTACAATCTCCCGATAGTAATCACAAGGAGTTCAAACAATTATGGTCCCTTTCAGTTTCCAGAAAAATTAATACCAGTTATGATCATAAATGCGATCAAAAATAAACCAATGCCAATATATGGTGATGGAAAAAATGTGAGGGACTGGTTGTTTGTTGATGATAATTGTGAAGCCATAGATTTTGTTTCCAAAAATGGAAAAAATGGCGAAATTTATAATATAGCTTCTGGTTTTAAAAAAACTAACATCGAGATTGTAAAAAAAATACTTAAAATTTTAAATAAACCTGAAAGTTTGATAAAGTTTGTTGAAGATAGACCTGGACATGATTTCAGATATTCATTAAACTGTCAAAAAATTAGAAAAATGGGCTGGAAACCTAAAATTAATTTTGATGATGGTTTAGAAAGAACAATTGAATGGTATATAAATAATAAATGGTGGTGGGAATCTTTAATCAGAGCTAATACCTAA
- a CDS encoding glucose-1-phosphate thymidylyltransferase, with protein sequence MRGLILLGGKGTRLRPLTYTGQKQLLKIANKPMCVFAIESLKKAGIEEIGLIVGHTKERIENTKNVLGDGSKWGVKFTYIEQDEPRGLAHAVSISKDFLGNEPFIVFLGDNLLQGGINKFVKDFENSNLDAKILLTKHKNPSRFGVAEFDKNGELIGLVEKPEKPPSDYVIIGIYFFRSSVFDFINKLKPSKRGELEITDTLDMMIKDKNTKVGFDFVEGWWKDTGRPEDILEANHLVLSDIKGEIKGVIEDGVKIIGEVVIGNGTIVKKGSTIKGPVIIGENCIVGPKTYIGPYTSLGDKVEIKNTEIESSIVLDECKIKSKKRIIDSLIGEMSIIEDDGLIPKGIKLVVGDNSKISL encoded by the coding sequence ATGAGGGGTTTAATATTACTTGGGGGTAAGGGGACAAGACTAAGGCCTTTGACATATACTGGTCAAAAACAACTTCTCAAAATCGCTAATAAACCTATGTGTGTTTTTGCAATAGAAAGTTTAAAGAAAGCTGGCATTGAAGAAATAGGTTTAATAGTCGGCCACACAAAGGAAAGAATAGAAAATACCAAAAATGTTTTGGGTGATGGCTCAAAATGGGGAGTTAAATTTACATACATAGAACAAGATGAACCTCGAGGACTTGCCCATGCTGTGAGTATATCAAAGGATTTTTTGGGAAATGAACCATTTATTGTATTTCTTGGTGATAATTTACTACAAGGCGGGATTAATAAATTTGTAAAAGATTTTGAAAATTCCAATCTAGATGCAAAAATACTTTTGACTAAACATAAAAATCCGAGTAGATTTGGAGTTGCTGAATTTGATAAAAATGGGGAACTTATTGGTCTCGTTGAAAAACCAGAAAAACCTCCATCTGACTATGTAATAATAGGAATATATTTTTTCAGAAGTTCGGTGTTTGATTTTATAAACAAATTAAAACCTTCCAAAAGAGGAGAATTGGAGATAACAGATACTTTGGACATGATGATCAAAGATAAAAACACAAAAGTTGGTTTTGATTTTGTTGAAGGTTGGTGGAAGGATACTGGTAGACCAGAAGATATATTGGAAGCTAACCATCTAGTTCTTTCAGATATCAAAGGTGAAATAAAAGGTGTTATTGAAGATGGAGTAAAAATAATTGGTGAAGTTGTAATTGGAAACGGTACAATAGTAAAGAAAGGTAGTACAATAAAAGGTCCAGTAATTATAGGAGAGAATTGTATTGTTGGACCAAAAACCTACATAGGACCCTATACATCATTGGGGGATAAAGTCGAAATAAAAAACACCGAAATAGAATCCTCAATTGTTCTGGACGAATGCAAAATTAAAAGTAAAAAAAGAATAATA